Proteins from a genomic interval of Scomber scombrus chromosome 11, fScoSco1.1, whole genome shotgun sequence:
- the LOC133991024 gene encoding growth/differentiation factor 15, with protein sequence MLRSHTFCMMLLISLFSSGESRPHTAQEGAPDAGGTDSQRVLLLEAVKTGILGSLGMDREPRPAKKASEQELRKMYRLYREKLREIRGNSSQPMRETWQSTMSTVLFPATVVPVKVPRRAEHPQSDQHMQWHRAVFNKNPNIQTELTLARAELKISRQILNKPTSVQPEVSQEIQVKVSGMRLVNSVAWTHIDSLVHANVSSTQDVMLDISPEVEKWMRANDESLAVDVGMVVGERDALKAKPTIYLKLGLTQPKPARSRRQPRSNKKEDDCDERGWCCRKSITVSFKDIGWTDWVVAPVEYTMHYCEGTCPHNYKPASMHTQVKSRLHQLTRGETPRPCCVPAAYEPMVLMHYDSRENLRLTPFNDLIVSKCHCA encoded by the exons ATGCTCAGATCACACACGTTCTGCATGatgctcctcatctctctcttcaGCTCAGGGGAGAGCCGGCCTCACACGGCCCAAGAAGGCGCACCTGATGCGGGAGGAACGGACAGTCAGAGGGTCCTGCTGTTGGAGGCGGTGAAGACGGGGATCCTGGGCTCACTGGGTATGGACAGGGAGCCTCGTCCAGCCAAAAAGGCCTCGGAGCAAGAGTTGAGGAAGATGTATCGGCTCTACAGGGAAAAACTTAGAGAGATTAGAGGAAATTCAAGCCAGCCGATGAGGGAAACCTGGCAATCCACCATGTCCACTGTGCTCTTTCCAGCCACAG TGGTACCAGTGAAAGTGCCTCGGAGGGCGGAACACCCACAGTCAGATCAACATATGCAGTGGCACAGAGCTGTTTTCAATAAGAACCCCAACATCCAGACTGAACTGACACTAGCGCGGGCTGAACTGAAGATTTCCAGGCAGATCTTAAACAAGCCCACATCAGTTCAGCCTGAAGTAAGTCAAGAGATTCAAGTTAAAGTCAGTGGGATGAGGCTGGTGAACTCTGTTGCTTGGACACACATAGACTCTCTTGTCCACGCCAATGTCTCAAGCACTCAAGATGTGATGTTGGACATCAGTCCTGAGGTGGAAAAGTGGATGAGGGCTAATGATGAGTCACTGGCTGTGGATGTGGGAATGGTTGTGGGTGAAAGAGATGCCCTGAAGGCAAAGCCAACCATTTATCTGAAGTTAGGCCTCACACAGCCCAAACCAGCACGGAGCAGGAGGCAGCCTCGCTCCAACAAGAAGGAGGATGACTGTGATGAACGAGGATGGTGCTGCCGCAAGTCTATCACTGTGTCCTTCAAAGACATCGGCTGGACAGATTGGGTGGTGGCCCCAGTTGAATACACAATGCATTATTGCGAAGGCACCTGCCCCCACAACTACAAGCCAGCCAGCATGCACACCCAGGTCAAGTCTCGGCTGCACCAGCTTACCAGAGGTGAGACACCTCGCCCCTGCTGTGTGCCGGCAGCCTACGAGCCCATGGTTCTCATGCACTATGACAGCAGAGAAAATTTGAGGTTGACACCTTTTAACGACTTGATCGTCAGTAAATGTCACTGTGCTTGA